A DNA window from Pirellulales bacterium contains the following coding sequences:
- a CDS encoding GNAT family N-acetyltransferase, whose protein sequence is MTHILRATASDVPRLLPLATAYREFERLPRCDPRRLAAEIERLLANPRLGAGWIAFADGEPAGYLLGVYVFSLEHLGLTAEIDELFVAPPQRGRGIGAALIQAAEAEFARAGCTNVSLQMSRDNNQARDFYRRHGYDERDGFELIEKSFADL, encoded by the coding sequence ATGACGCACATCCTGCGAGCAACGGCGAGCGACGTACCGCGGCTGTTGCCGTTGGCGACGGCCTATCGTGAGTTCGAGCGGCTCCCGAGATGCGATCCGCGGCGGCTGGCGGCCGAGATCGAACGGCTCCTTGCCAATCCGCGCCTGGGAGCGGGCTGGATCGCCTTCGCCGACGGCGAACCAGCGGGATATCTGCTCGGCGTCTACGTCTTCAGTCTCGAACATTTGGGGCTCACGGCCGAGATCGACGAGTTGTTCGTCGCTCCGCCGCAGCGGGGCCGCGGGATTGGCGCCGCCTTGATCCAAGCGGCTGAGGCGGAGTTCGCTCGCGCCGGCTGCACGAACGTCTCGCTGCAAATGTCGCGCGACAACAACCAGGCGCGCGACTTCTACCGCCGACACGGCTACGACGAGCGAGACGGTTTTGAACTGATCGAGAAGTCCTTCGCAGACCTCTAG
- the ligA gene encoding NAD-dependent DNA ligase LigA — translation MTDAVREEIDRLRSEIREHNRRYHVEAAPIISDLEFDRLMKRLEALEQAHPEFKTPDSPTQRVGGAPVDSLASVVHRVPMLSMDNTFSIEELQAYGERVAGRLPGEGIAWVVELKVDGVAISITYENGVLVQAATRGDGQTGDDVTHNVRTVAGVPLRLLGEVPGIVEVRGEVYMTNADLADVNQRREAAGLKLYANTRNTAAGAIRLLDPRLAAEARLRFFCHSVGVTDDLPVKDHWNFLQLARTWGVPTTPMSARFDDFAAAAAYCDELVGRLHELDFEVDGLVLKVDSFAQRERLGATSKAPRWIIAYKFEKYEATTQVRDIVMSVGKSGAVGPTAELVPVQIAGTIVSRASLHNAEEIARKDVRVGDTIVVEKAGKIIPHVVRVEKHLRPPGAVPFAYPTECPECGAALEKDEGGVYIRCPNPACPAQLAERLLYYASRSAMDIEGLGEKLAEQLVATKKVHEVADLYKLTVDELASLERMGRKSAANLVAGIEASKKRGLARVLNALSIRHVGARVATVLAESTGSIDALLALDEEQLAAINEVGPVIAASVAKFLHSEAGTRTIDDLRAAGVDLTAPLKSPAAADGPLVGKSVVVTGTLEKYTREQIQDLIARHGGRAASSVSKKTDFVVAGDDAGSKLAKAQSLGVRVLTEAEFEQLLVGQGEP, via the coding sequence ATGACTGACGCCGTCCGCGAGGAGATTGATCGGCTCCGCTCCGAGATTCGCGAGCACAATCGGCGGTATCACGTCGAGGCGGCGCCGATCATCTCGGACCTTGAGTTCGATCGGCTCATGAAGCGGCTCGAAGCGCTCGAACAGGCCCATCCCGAGTTCAAGACCCCCGACAGCCCCACGCAGCGCGTCGGCGGGGCGCCGGTCGATTCGCTCGCGTCGGTCGTGCATCGCGTGCCGATGCTGTCGATGGACAACACATTCAGCATCGAGGAGTTGCAGGCCTACGGCGAGCGGGTCGCGGGGCGGCTTCCCGGCGAGGGAATCGCCTGGGTCGTCGAACTCAAGGTCGACGGGGTGGCGATCAGCATTACCTACGAGAACGGCGTCTTGGTCCAGGCCGCCACGCGCGGCGACGGACAGACGGGGGACGACGTCACGCACAACGTCCGCACAGTGGCGGGCGTGCCGCTGCGGCTGTTGGGCGAGGTCCCCGGGATCGTCGAGGTTCGCGGCGAGGTCTACATGACCAATGCCGATCTGGCCGACGTCAACCAGCGGCGCGAGGCCGCGGGGCTCAAGCTCTACGCCAACACGCGCAACACGGCCGCGGGGGCGATCCGCCTGCTCGACCCGCGCCTGGCGGCCGAGGCTCGCCTGCGGTTCTTCTGCCACAGCGTCGGGGTCACCGACGATCTGCCGGTCAAGGACCATTGGAACTTTCTGCAACTCGCCCGCACGTGGGGCGTGCCGACGACGCCGATGTCGGCCCGATTCGATGACTTCGCCGCGGCCGCCGCGTACTGCGACGAGTTGGTCGGCCGGCTCCACGAACTCGACTTCGAGGTCGACGGACTCGTGCTGAAGGTCGACTCGTTCGCCCAACGCGAACGGCTGGGCGCCACGAGCAAGGCCCCGCGGTGGATCATCGCCTACAAGTTCGAAAAGTACGAAGCGACAACCCAGGTTCGCGACATCGTGATGAGCGTGGGCAAGAGCGGGGCCGTGGGACCGACCGCAGAGCTCGTTCCCGTTCAGATCGCCGGCACGATTGTCAGCCGGGCCAGCCTGCACAATGCCGAGGAGATCGCCCGCAAGGACGTCCGCGTGGGCGATACGATTGTCGTCGAGAAGGCAGGCAAGATCATTCCCCACGTCGTTCGCGTCGAGAAGCACCTCCGGCCCCCGGGCGCCGTGCCGTTCGCATACCCGACCGAGTGTCCCGAGTGCGGCGCTGCGCTCGAGAAGGACGAAGGGGGCGTTTATATCCGCTGCCCCAATCCCGCGTGCCCGGCGCAGCTCGCCGAGCGACTGCTGTACTACGCCAGCCGCAGTGCGATGGACATTGAGGGACTCGGCGAGAAGTTGGCCGAACAGCTCGTCGCGACGAAGAAGGTTCACGAGGTCGCCGACTTGTACAAGCTGACCGTCGACGAACTCGCGTCGCTCGAGCGGATGGGACGAAAGTCGGCCGCCAACCTCGTCGCCGGGATCGAGGCGAGCAAGAAACGGGGTTTGGCGCGGGTGCTCAACGCGCTGTCGATCCGTCATGTCGGCGCCCGAGTGGCGACGGTCTTGGCAGAGAGCACCGGCAGCATCGACGCCTTGCTGGCGCTCGACGAGGAACAACTCGCGGCGATCAACGAAGTGGGGCCCGTGATCGCGGCGAGCGTGGCCAAGTTCCTCCACAGCGAGGCGGGGACGCGGACGATCGACGACCTGCGTGCCGCCGGCGTCGACCTGACGGCCCCGCTCAAGTCGCCCGCAGCAGCCGACGGGCCGCTGGTCGGCAAATCGGTCGTCGTCACCGGGACGCTCGAAAAATACACCCGGGAGCAGATCCAGGACCTAATCGCCCGGCACGGCGGCCGGGCTGCCAGCAGCGTCTCGAAAAAGACCGACTTCGTCGTCGCCGGCGACGACGCAGGCTCGAAGCTTGCCAAAGCCCAATCGCTGGGGGTTCGGGTGCTCACCGAAGCGGAGTTCGAGCAACTCCTCGTCGGGCAGGGAGAGCCGTGA
- a CDS encoding acyclic terpene utilization AtuA family protein: protein MRFIRLAAAADRPAVGVAELAARSEIDLLQLDYRRPRRVPVGSQAQAPEFAPGFIGTLASLQSAMFLEADFCIVTSAGWSNAMHCVEEAAGVLCRSGGEDVPISAVRGANVLPILDFLVASRVDLSHAVTGRPFRELKSPIAAADLEIGAGPFALALAEGARLLVAGCYCGAAPAIAMARERHGWEWSEYDKLAGAAAAARGASWPAGMDVIVDEGAGKRTPRLRPMVAEVESAGEFLLTGPAASEPGAEKVFERWIASDAGPSGKFHAADVHGQLAGLRVELAGKDRLAVAGAAGAGPSDRWRLDVYYQRGFTAAMLLEVASIDGIRPPESLAEALEATLLAAARPGDVVDIERLQSQRDPGEAPRWLSVAVHAATQGACAAIVDAGLAFAARYHAQLQLVGSSPKVLVDYEVWPAWVPRDAVDLAVDTRPAKEWR, encoded by the coding sequence ATGCGTTTCATCCGCCTTGCCGCCGCCGCCGATCGTCCCGCCGTCGGCGTCGCCGAACTTGCGGCGCGCAGCGAGATCGATCTCCTGCAGCTCGACTATCGCCGCCCGCGCCGAGTTCCGGTCGGCAGCCAGGCGCAGGCCCCCGAGTTCGCCCCTGGCTTCATCGGCACGCTGGCCTCGCTGCAGAGCGCGATGTTCCTTGAGGCCGACTTCTGCATCGTCACCAGCGCCGGTTGGTCGAACGCCATGCACTGCGTCGAGGAGGCGGCCGGAGTCCTGTGCCGCAGCGGCGGCGAGGACGTGCCGATCAGCGCGGTTCGCGGGGCCAACGTGTTGCCGATCCTCGATTTCCTGGTGGCGAGCCGCGTCGACCTGTCGCACGCCGTCACCGGCCGACCGTTTCGCGAACTGAAATCGCCGATCGCGGCCGCGGATTTGGAGATCGGCGCCGGGCCGTTCGCCTTGGCCTTGGCCGAGGGAGCGCGGCTGCTGGTGGCGGGCTGCTACTGCGGCGCGGCGCCGGCGATCGCGATGGCCCGCGAGCGGCACGGCTGGGAGTGGTCGGAGTACGACAAACTGGCCGGGGCCGCGGCCGCGGCGCGCGGCGCCAGTTGGCCTGCCGGCATGGACGTGATCGTCGACGAAGGGGCCGGAAAGCGAACTCCGCGGTTGCGGCCGATGGTCGCCGAAGTCGAGTCGGCCGGCGAGTTCCTGCTGACCGGACCGGCCGCCAGCGAGCCCGGCGCCGAGAAGGTTTTTGAACGCTGGATCGCCAGCGACGCGGGTCCCAGCGGCAAGTTCCACGCAGCGGACGTTCACGGCCAGCTTGCCGGGTTGCGGGTCGAATTGGCCGGCAAGGACCGGCTCGCCGTCGCGGGCGCCGCCGGCGCCGGGCCAAGCGATCGATGGCGGCTCGACGTGTATTACCAACGCGGCTTCACCGCGGCGATGCTGCTGGAGGTGGCGAGCATCGACGGCATTCGTCCTCCCGAGAGCCTTGCTGAGGCGCTCGAGGCGACGCTGCTCGCCGCGGCCCGGCCCGGAGACGTGGTCGACATCGAGCGGCTGCAGTCGCAACGCGACCCCGGCGAGGCCCCGCGCTGGCTCAGCGTCGCCGTCCACGCGGCCACGCAGGGGGCGTGTGCGGCGATCGTCGACGCGGGGCTCGCCTTCGCGGCCCGCTATCACGCGCAACTGCAATTGGTCGGCTCGTCGCCGAAGGTGCTGGTCGACTACGAAGTCTGGCCTGCCTGGGTTCCCCGCGATGCGGTGGATTTGGCCGTGGACACGCGCCCCGCGAAGGAGTGGCGGTGA
- a CDS encoding 2-isopropylmalate synthase, with protein sequence MSTSRSIVIFDTTLRDGEQSPGCSMNLSEKLEVAHALVDLGVDVIEAGFPIASPGDFEAVKAIAEVVRGAAICGLARCNEKDVDRAADALAHAENPRIHVFLATSAIHREFKLRMDKKEIVERAVAGVTRARNRCANIEFSPEDAARTELDFLCEVVEAAIAAGATTVNIPDTVGYATPAHFGHVIATLRNRVPNIDQAVISVHCHDDLGLAVANSLAAVEAGAGQVECTINGIGERAGNCSLEEIVMALRTRHDYYGVDTRINTPRLVPTSRLVSGITGMTVQRNKAIVGRNAFAHESGIHQDGMLKEPTTYEIMRPEDVGFTQTDLVLGKHSGRAALADRAKALGFHLSGDQLDQVFAEFKKLADKKKEVYDGDIAALIEQGNALVSDQWQLAAYEVQASSAGAPRATLTLTRGGESRTHSIAEGDGPLDALFHAIEEITGVSVVVRDFRVQSATRGKDAQGESIIEVEHNGQLVRGRGVSTDTVEAAVRAFLNAINRVATGAGVDPKTRPETV encoded by the coding sequence ATGTCGACTTCCCGCAGCATTGTCATTTTCGATACGACCCTCCGCGACGGCGAGCAATCGCCCGGGTGCAGCATGAACCTGAGCGAGAAGCTCGAGGTCGCTCACGCGCTGGTCGACTTGGGGGTCGACGTCATCGAGGCCGGGTTCCCGATCGCCTCCCCCGGCGACTTTGAAGCGGTCAAAGCGATCGCCGAGGTGGTCCGCGGTGCGGCGATTTGCGGGCTGGCCCGCTGCAACGAAAAGGACGTCGATCGAGCCGCCGATGCGCTGGCCCATGCCGAAAACCCGCGAATCCATGTCTTCCTCGCCACCAGCGCGATCCACCGCGAGTTCAAGCTGCGGATGGATAAAAAGGAGATCGTCGAGCGAGCGGTCGCCGGGGTGACGCGGGCTCGCAATCGGTGTGCAAACATCGAATTCTCGCCCGAGGACGCCGCCCGCACCGAACTCGACTTCCTGTGCGAGGTGGTCGAGGCCGCGATCGCCGCGGGGGCGACGACCGTCAACATCCCCGACACGGTCGGCTACGCCACTCCGGCTCATTTCGGCCACGTCATCGCGACGCTCCGCAATCGGGTCCCCAACATCGATCAGGCGGTCATCAGCGTTCACTGCCACGACGACCTGGGGCTCGCGGTCGCCAACTCGCTGGCCGCCGTCGAGGCGGGGGCCGGGCAGGTCGAGTGCACGATCAACGGCATCGGCGAACGGGCCGGCAACTGCTCGCTCGAAGAAATCGTCATGGCCCTCCGCACGCGGCACGACTATTACGGCGTCGACACGCGGATCAACACCCCCCGGCTCGTCCCGACCAGTCGGCTGGTGTCGGGGATCACCGGGATGACAGTCCAGCGCAACAAGGCGATCGTCGGCCGCAACGCCTTCGCCCACGAGTCGGGCATTCACCAGGACGGCATGCTCAAGGAGCCGACCACCTACGAGATCATGCGGCCCGAGGACGTGGGCTTCACGCAAACCGATCTTGTGCTCGGCAAGCACAGCGGCCGAGCCGCGTTGGCCGATCGAGCGAAGGCCTTGGGCTTTCACCTCTCGGGCGACCAACTCGATCAGGTGTTCGCCGAGTTCAAGAAGCTGGCCGACAAGAAGAAGGAGGTCTACGACGGCGATATCGCGGCCCTGATCGAACAGGGCAACGCCCTGGTGAGCGATCAGTGGCAGCTTGCAGCGTACGAGGTGCAGGCCTCGTCGGCCGGGGCGCCGCGGGCGACCCTCACGCTCACCCGCGGGGGCGAGAGTCGCACGCATTCGATCGCCGAGGGGGATGGGCCGCTCGACGCCTTGTTCCACGCGATCGAGGAGATCACGGGCGTGTCCGTCGTGGTCCGCGACTTTCGCGTTCAGAGCGCGACACGCGGCAAAGACGCCCAGGGCGAAAGCATTATCGAGGTCGAGCACAACGGCCAACTCGTCCGCGGCCGGGGGGTGAGCACCGACACGGTCGAAGCCGCCGTGCGGGCGTTCCTCAACGCGATCAACCGCGTGGCCACCGGCGCCGGCGTCGACCCGAAGACGCGGCCGGAAACGGTGTGA
- a CDS encoding serine/threonine protein kinase, whose product MAGRLGPWQLVKLINESELARVYLARPAEAGESVAPDYVVKVLRNQWWRDSLAIEMQRRAAWVGRKVSHPHLLPVLSANVKQPPFYIVSPRLEGHSLAAILRRHRTIATPAALWIARQVAEGLDALHTVTRMVHADVKPANVVVGPDGHATLVDLGFVHTPAEARHWTARPVFGTLNYMAPETISSAIAADQRSDLYSLGVMLFEMLAGELPLASTDAQELIRLHREGKPQCLSELRPGTPAGVVSLVQRLLAKDPLRRPESAGEVADQLIRLEIECFAAGRQSA is encoded by the coding sequence GTGGCCGGGCGGCTTGGGCCCTGGCAACTGGTGAAGCTGATCAACGAGAGCGAACTGGCCCGCGTCTATCTCGCCCGCCCGGCCGAGGCGGGCGAATCCGTCGCTCCCGACTACGTCGTGAAGGTGCTGCGGAACCAGTGGTGGCGCGACTCGCTGGCGATCGAGATGCAACGCCGCGCCGCGTGGGTGGGGCGCAAGGTCTCGCACCCCCACTTGCTGCCGGTGCTGAGCGCAAACGTCAAGCAGCCGCCGTTCTACATCGTCAGCCCCCGGCTCGAAGGGCATTCGCTGGCGGCGATCCTGCGCCGGCATCGCACGATTGCAACGCCTGCGGCGCTGTGGATCGCTCGTCAGGTGGCCGAGGGGCTCGATGCGCTCCACACGGTCACCCGCATGGTCCACGCCGACGTGAAGCCCGCGAACGTGGTCGTCGGCCCCGACGGGCACGCTACGCTGGTCGACCTGGGGTTTGTTCACACCCCGGCCGAGGCGCGGCATTGGACGGCGCGGCCGGTGTTCGGTACGCTCAATTACATGGCGCCCGAGACGATCTCGTCGGCGATCGCCGCCGACCAGCGGAGCGACCTGTACAGCCTGGGGGTGATGCTCTTCGAGATGCTGGCGGGCGAGTTGCCGCTCGCGTCGACCGACGCCCAGGAGCTGATCCGGCTTCACCGCGAAGGAAAGCCGCAGTGTCTCAGCGAGCTGCGTCCCGGCACGCCGGCAGGGGTCGTCTCGCTGGTGCAGCGGCTGCTGGCCAAGGACCCCTTGCGTCGCCCCGAATCGGCCGGCGAAGTCGCCGACCAGCTCATCAGGCTGGAGATCGAGTGCTTCGCCGCAGGACGCCAGTCGGCGTAG
- the ispD gene encoding 2-C-methyl-D-erythritol 4-phosphate cytidylyltransferase, whose translation MPRYAVILPAAGRSERFRDPAYKKPFAPLAGRAVWLHAAERFLSRPDVRQVIVVIAEEDRDEFQMKFGANLAFLGVKVCVGGAERADSIAAALKLLDAEIEFVAVHDAARPCLTDAAVDDVFAAAANSGAAILAMPVAATLKRVVPDSAPPTIAETVDRRGLWEAQTPQVFRRDWLEAAYAGRTEQAPTDDAALVERLGHAVTLVEGSPLNIKLTAKNDLKLAEQILKVLPKPPAAGGAHPFGDDDLWR comes from the coding sequence ATGCCCCGTTACGCCGTCATCCTCCCCGCCGCCGGGCGCAGCGAGCGATTTCGCGATCCCGCGTACAAGAAGCCGTTTGCCCCGCTCGCCGGGCGGGCCGTCTGGCTCCATGCCGCCGAGCGGTTCCTGAGTCGCCCCGACGTGAGGCAGGTGATCGTGGTCATCGCCGAGGAGGATCGGGACGAGTTCCAGATGAAGTTCGGCGCCAACCTGGCGTTTCTGGGGGTGAAGGTTTGCGTCGGGGGCGCTGAACGAGCCGATTCGATCGCCGCCGCCCTCAAGCTCCTCGACGCGGAAATCGAGTTCGTCGCCGTTCACGACGCGGCCCGGCCCTGCCTCACCGACGCCGCGGTCGACGATGTGTTCGCGGCTGCAGCCAACTCGGGCGCCGCAATCCTAGCCATGCCGGTTGCGGCGACGCTCAAGCGGGTCGTCCCCGACAGTGCGCCGCCGACAATCGCCGAGACCGTCGACCGCCGCGGACTGTGGGAGGCTCAGACGCCCCAGGTGTTTCGCCGCGACTGGCTCGAAGCGGCGTACGCGGGCCGGACCGAACAGGCGCCGACCGACGACGCGGCGCTTGTGGAGCGACTCGGCCATGCGGTGACATTGGTCGAGGGTTCGCCGTTGAACATCAAGCTGACCGCCAAGAACGATTTGAAGCTGGCCGAGCAGATCCTCAAGGTGCTCCCCAAACCCCCGGCTGCCGGCGGAGCGCACCCCTTCGGCGACGACGACTTGTGGCGATAA
- a CDS encoding enoyl-CoA hydratase/isomerase family protein: protein MFMQSSAVEVKVTGAAGTIVLNRPDFGNALTRAMLDQFAEALDDLYRERRVRAIIVTGAGDAFCEGLDLAEAQSTAAGDDALQQWGRDAEAWRDLIVRLLEITKPIIAAVNGPALGHGATLVAAADIVVADAGATFGLPDVRRGLVAGLAGPLLAFRLGAGQAARLLLTSQAIDAAEAHRVGVFHEVVLPEKAWARAVELVDHCAAGAPEAIQLTKRLLNETLAEQLLLQLSSGAAMAATAHTTAAAEEGIAAFLEGRPPVWP from the coding sequence ATGTTCATGCAAAGCAGCGCCGTCGAAGTCAAAGTCACCGGCGCCGCGGGCACGATCGTGCTCAACCGGCCCGACTTCGGCAACGCGCTCACCCGGGCGATGCTCGATCAGTTCGCGGAGGCCCTCGACGATCTCTATCGCGAGCGGCGGGTGCGGGCGATCATCGTCACCGGAGCCGGCGACGCATTCTGCGAGGGGCTCGATTTGGCCGAGGCCCAGTCGACTGCCGCCGGCGACGACGCCCTGCAGCAGTGGGGCCGCGACGCCGAAGCGTGGCGCGACCTGATCGTGCGGCTCTTGGAAATCACCAAGCCGATCATCGCAGCCGTGAACGGCCCGGCCCTGGGGCACGGGGCGACGCTCGTCGCCGCGGCCGACATCGTGGTCGCCGACGCGGGGGCGACCTTCGGCCTGCCCGACGTGCGACGGGGACTGGTCGCGGGGCTCGCCGGGCCGCTGTTGGCGTTTCGGCTCGGAGCCGGGCAGGCCGCGCGGCTGCTGTTGACCTCGCAGGCGATCGACGCCGCCGAGGCCCATCGCGTCGGCGTGTTTCACGAGGTCGTGCTGCCGGAGAAGGCGTGGGCCCGGGCCGTGGAATTGGTCGACCACTGTGCCGCCGGCGCCCCCGAGGCGATCCAACTCACCAAGCGGCTCCTCAACGAAACGCTCGCCGAGCAACTGCTCCTGCAACTCTCCAGCGGCGCCGCCATGGCCGCCACCGCCCATACGACCGCGGCAGCCGAGGAAGGAATCGCGGCGTTCCTTGAAGGCCGGCCGCCGGTGTGGCCGTAG
- a CDS encoding sigma-70 family RNA polymerase sigma factor, with protein MYLMQMGEIPMLDRKKEVNAARRIEATRLSFRRTMLCNDFMLHAAVELLQKVADGSLRLDRTIEISVTNTTEKKRVLRRIGPNLATARELLAQNQIDFRIAMAVEATLAERTKAWRRMIVRRNKVVRLVEELNLRVQRLTPVMDQLHEIQARMHVIKAQLADPDRLLARGNEHELRAELRYLMRITLESPQTLARLADRTKIRKEAYDAAKRDLSAANLRLVVSIAKRYRNRGMSFLDLIQEGNTGLMRAVDKFEHARGYKFSTYATWWIRQAITRAIADQSRTIRLPVHMIDTMSKIRAVTTDFVQQFGREPTPEEIAELTGMSIDDARCVHKMTRQPLSLDQPVGDHEDNYFGEFLQENRDEDPLYDANIEALKQRLEEVMNELTYREREILRLRYGLADGYTYTLEEVGKIFSVTRERVRQIESKAVRKLQSPYRSRALVGFLDGAEEILPADVP; from the coding sequence ATGTACCTGATGCAGATGGGCGAAATCCCGATGCTCGACCGCAAGAAGGAGGTCAACGCCGCTCGACGGATCGAGGCGACTCGACTGTCGTTTCGCCGCACGATGCTCTGCAACGACTTCATGCTGCACGCCGCGGTCGAGTTGCTGCAGAAAGTCGCCGACGGCTCGTTGCGACTCGACCGGACGATTGAAATCTCGGTCACCAACACGACCGAAAAGAAGCGCGTGCTGCGGCGAATCGGTCCGAATCTGGCGACGGCCCGCGAACTGCTCGCCCAGAACCAGATCGACTTCCGCATTGCGATGGCCGTCGAGGCGACCCTGGCCGAACGGACCAAGGCGTGGCGGCGGATGATCGTGCGGCGCAACAAGGTCGTGCGGCTGGTCGAGGAACTGAACCTGCGCGTGCAGCGGCTGACCCCCGTCATGGATCAGTTGCACGAGATCCAGGCCCGCATGCACGTCATCAAGGCCCAACTGGCCGACCCCGACCGGCTGCTCGCCCGCGGCAACGAGCACGAGTTGCGGGCCGAGTTGCGGTACCTGATGCGAATCACGCTCGAATCGCCCCAGACGCTCGCCCGGTTGGCCGATCGCACCAAAATCCGCAAGGAGGCGTACGACGCCGCCAAGCGGGATCTCTCGGCCGCCAACTTGCGGCTGGTCGTGTCGATCGCCAAGCGATATCGCAACCGGGGGATGAGCTTTCTGGATCTGATCCAGGAAGGAAACACGGGGCTGATGCGAGCCGTCGACAAGTTCGAGCATGCCCGAGGGTACAAATTCAGCACCTACGCCACGTGGTGGATCCGGCAGGCGATCACCCGAGCGATCGCCGACCAAAGCCGCACCATTCGCCTGCCGGTGCACATGATCGACACGATGAGCAAGATCCGCGCGGTGACGACCGACTTCGTCCAGCAGTTCGGCCGCGAGCCCACGCCCGAGGAGATCGCCGAGCTGACCGGCATGTCGATTGACGACGCCCGCTGCGTCCACAAGATGACCCGCCAGCCGCTGTCGCTCGACCAACCCGTGGGGGATCACGAGGACAACTACTTCGGCGAGTTCCTCCAAGAAAACCGCGACGAAGACCCGCTGTACGACGCCAATATCGAAGCCCTCAAGCAGCGACTCGAAGAGGTCATGAACGAACTGACCTACCGCGAGCGAGAAATCCTGCGGCTGCGGTACGGCTTGGCCGACGGCTACACCTACACGCTGGAAGAGGTCGGCAAAATCTTCAGCGTCACGCGGGAACGGGTTCGGCAGATCGAATCGAAAGCGGTCCGTAAACTGCAGAGCCCGTATCGCTCGCGGGCGCTGGTCGGGTTCCTCGACGGGGCCGAGGAGATTCTGCCGGCGGACGTGCCGTGA
- a CDS encoding ThiF family adenylyltransferase, with protein sequence MPDSSLERYRRQIRFAPLGEAGQRRLRDASVLVVGCGALGSVVSDLLVRAGAGRVRIVDRDFLEADNLHRQVLYAESDVAAQLPKAVAAAERLRAINSDVTIEPVVADVSPANIATLAGAVDAIVDGTDNFATRYLVNDFAVSTGKPWVFGGVVGTEGQVLAIVPGETPCFACLMPEPPPAELQPTCETAGVLGPAVGVVASLQAMEALKLLSGNRAAVNPRMTLVDLWTNQIRNVGIAATRSATCRACGQRDFAWLAGRRGAATTVLCGRNSVQIAPDESRPVDLADLARKLAEAGPVAANAYLLRLEVESYRITVFADGRAIIAGTDDPAIARAVHARYLGG encoded by the coding sequence GTGCCCGATTCTTCTCTCGAACGCTATCGGCGGCAAATCCGCTTCGCCCCGCTCGGCGAAGCCGGACAGCGGCGGCTGCGCGACGCAAGCGTGCTGGTCGTCGGTTGCGGGGCGCTGGGATCGGTCGTGTCCGACTTGCTGGTCCGCGCCGGGGCGGGCCGGGTGCGGATCGTCGATCGCGACTTTCTCGAAGCCGACAATCTCCACCGGCAGGTCCTGTACGCCGAAAGCGACGTCGCGGCCCAACTCCCCAAGGCGGTCGCCGCGGCCGAGCGGCTGCGGGCGATCAACTCCGACGTGACGATCGAGCCGGTCGTCGCCGACGTCTCGCCGGCGAACATCGCGACCCTCGCCGGCGCCGTCGACGCGATCGTCGACGGAACCGACAACTTTGCCACGCGGTACCTGGTGAACGACTTCGCCGTCTCGACCGGCAAGCCGTGGGTTTTTGGCGGCGTCGTCGGGACCGAGGGGCAGGTGCTGGCGATCGTCCCGGGCGAGACCCCGTGCTTCGCGTGCCTCATGCCTGAGCCCCCTCCGGCCGAACTGCAGCCCACGTGCGAAACCGCCGGGGTGCTTGGCCCCGCGGTCGGGGTAGTCGCCTCGCTCCAGGCGATGGAGGCCCTCAAGCTGCTCAGCGGCAACCGCGCCGCGGTCAACCCGCGGATGACGCTCGTCGACCTGTGGACGAACCAGATTCGCAACGTCGGCATCGCCGCGACGCGAAGCGCGACGTGCCGCGCTTGCGGCCAGCGCGATTTCGCCTGGCTCGCCGGCCGCCGCGGCGCCGCGACGACCGTCCTCTGCGGCCGCAACTCGGTGCAGATCGCCCCCGACGAATCGCGGCCCGTGGACCTCGCGGACCTGGCCCGCAAGCTCGCGGAGGCCGGCCCCGTCGCGGCGAACGCGTACCTGCTGCGGCTCGAGGTCGAAAGCTACCGCATCACCGTCTTCGCCGACGGCCGCGCGATCATCGCCGGAACCGACGACCCGGCGATCGCCCGCGCGGTGCATGCGAGGTACTTGGGGGGGTAG